DNA from Rosa rugosa chromosome 6, drRosRugo1.1, whole genome shotgun sequence:
TTATGCAATACCAGATCTTGATGACCAATTTATGGATAGCGAGGAATTTGATACTAGATTGGATGTTGATAGGACTCATGTAAACCAGTTTTTACCTATTCCCAATCACATGATGCAGCTTGAAaccgatgatgatgatgatctttataCTGAGGATGAAAATGAGCTTTATGATGACATAGAGTACTAAATTGTGTTTCTAGGTTGCAcatctgttttcttttttttattttgtgtgttcTTTTCATTGTTAAATAAAGAGAACTTTATTTGCCTGAGTGTTTGTTTCTTCATGTTATAAATTTttcaagttctttttttttttttgttgctgtCATTTGTGTGTTTCATTGTATGATTTAAGTTGTGCaatatctttgttttttttaggtAATATTTACAATATTTATTGAGTAgcctttttcatttttgttacaATTGTGCATGCAATTACTGTGTGTGAACAAATATATTTCATTAACTAATGCATGTTAAATGTTACACATACTAAACTAATTATGTAGATGAGTTCCAAAGATAGTTCATGGGAAGGTGATATAGAAGGACCAAGTGATTCTGCTAATGGCACAGGTATATTGCTGAATTTTATATATAGTTATCTGTTTATAGTTTTTGGTGAAAGTATATGTTATTTACTGATTTACATTACTTTTCATAAGTTAATATGTCTCTTGTAGGCAAAACTACCAAAGTACGTGGTAAAGGAACATGTACTTGGATGGAAGATAACAAAAAAGAATGATGGCATCAGACTTGATTAGATATTATTTCCCTTCTGCTTTGCATGTTTAGCTCAAGAAGCATGGTCATGAGCCCGATCCTATTCAGTTTTTTTATGATAAGCATACACGGAATGACAAAGAAAAAACCTGGATTGATGAAGTTGCTGAGCGGACACATGTGAGCTTTGTTTATATATTTCATAATCTGTTGCACACTAAATATAACCAGCCCATAATAAGTTAAGTATTTTCTCTCATAGGCTGGTATGCAAGAGAAGTTGGCAGAAATTGTAGCAGTTGAAGGTAATGAGACTACAGAGATGCGAGAAAGAGCATATGTTGCAGTGATGGGACCTGAGAAACGTCACAGAGTTCGTGGTTATGGACTAGGTGTAATACCTGATATGGTGCCTTATCTTCAAATTGATGGTAGCtcatcatcacacagatcacaTGGAAGACATTATGCTCACTTGCAGTCACAATTTATGGAGTTAGAGTCCAAGTACCAACAACAACAAGAGCAAGCACAGGTGCAGCAAGTTCAAACTCAGGAACAACTCTTGCAAACCCAACAAGAATTGGCAATGTTAAAGCAAATGATACAATCCCAGCAGTCTACTCCACCTTCACAACAATCTTCTCAGCCTTTGCAGCAACCATCCTTCC
Protein-coding regions in this window:
- the LOC133716465 gene encoding uncharacterized protein LOC133716465 — its product is MSSKDSSWEGDIEGPSDSANGTGKTTKLKKHGHEPDPIQFFYDKHTRNDKEKTWIDEVAERTHAGMQEKLAEIVAVEGNETTEMRERAYVAVMGPEKRHRVRGYGLGVIPDMVPYLQIDGSSSSHRSHGRHYAHLQSQFMELESKYQQQQEQAQVQQVQTQEQLLQTQQELAMLKQMIQSQQSTPPSQQSSQPLQQPSFQMPSYPPQMYWPQPQIYPQMPYQPQHAYPTTGLTGLLMGDTSVQETDLLNQLRASSNQSSRGSEQ